One window from the genome of Paracoccus zhejiangensis encodes:
- a CDS encoding TIGR02300 family protein: MPKEEWGTKRLCPHCATRFYDLQNDPMTCPACGATFTVESLTDGRGRVIATEKSSKITNDNDDVIDSDDDLDDDDSGDLDDDLLDEDDDDDDVSLDDIADVSDENDE; this comes from the coding sequence ATGCCCAAAGAGGAATGGGGCACGAAACGCCTGTGTCCGCATTGCGCGACGCGCTTCTATGATCTGCAGAACGATCCGATGACCTGCCCGGCCTGCGGCGCGACCTTCACGGTCGAGAGCCTGACCGACGGTCGCGGCCGTGTCATCGCGACCGAGAAGTCGTCGAAGATCACCAATGACAATGACGATGTGATCGATTCCGATGATGATCTGGATGATGATGACAGCGGCGATCTGGACGACGACCTGCTGGACGAAGACGATGACGACGATGACGTCTCGCTGGACGACATCGCCGATGTCTCGGACGAGAACGACGAGTAA
- a CDS encoding M48 family metallopeptidase: MTGSFTTADGTQVLLRRSARARRMTLRVARHGGDVVLTLPPRVSEAEGRAFAESKSDWLKRTVARLPSAQLVGPGVLVPVAGQGVVVTPAPVRAARVEDGALLVPEGRPAGPVVQAFLKHRAQAALLEACNRHAGALGRPFQALSLRDTRSRWGSCTSDGRLMFSWRLSMAPHEVLDYVAAHEVAHLAHMDHSPRFWAAVERLMPGYAPRRHWLRQNGDGLLAWRFRD; this comes from the coding sequence ATGACCGGCAGCTTCACCACCGCGGACGGCACCCAGGTCCTTCTGCGCCGCTCGGCCCGGGCGCGGCGGATGACGCTGCGCGTGGCGCGCCATGGCGGCGATGTGGTGTTGACCCTGCCGCCACGGGTCAGCGAGGCCGAGGGGCGGGCTTTCGCCGAGTCGAAATCCGACTGGCTCAAGCGCACGGTGGCGCGTCTGCCGTCGGCGCAGCTGGTGGGGCCGGGGGTGCTGGTCCCGGTGGCGGGGCAGGGGGTGGTGGTCACGCCGGCGCCGGTCCGGGCCGCGCGGGTCGAGGATGGGGCGCTGTTGGTGCCCGAGGGGCGACCGGCGGGGCCGGTGGTCCAGGCCTTCCTGAAACATCGTGCCCAAGCGGCGCTGCTCGAGGCCTGCAACCGCCATGCCGGCGCGCTGGGGCGGCCGTTCCAGGCGCTCTCGCTCAGGGATACCCGCTCGCGCTGGGGCAGCTGCACCTCGGACGGGCGGCTGATGTTCTCGTGGCGGCTGTCGATGGCGCCCCATGAGGTGCTGGATTACGTTGCGGCACATGAGGTCGCGCATCTGGCCCATATGGATCATTCACCGCGCTTCTGGGCGGCGGTCGAGCGGCTGATGCCCGGCTATGCCCCGCGCCGGCACTGGCTGCGACAGAATGGCGACGGGCTGCTGGCCTGGCGCTTCCGCGATTGA
- a CDS encoding intradiol ring-cleavage dioxygenase translates to MTNRRELLRLLAASAPAVAGIGLWPSTLLAQAEGAGLIAANVCHLTPELTEGPFYMDPHLVRSDIREDRGGVPMTMRMQVVTADCRPIKGARVDLWHCDAQGNYSGFANQGSRSTRGETFLRGTQISGDGGEVAFQTIFPGWYRGRTTHIHFKVILGRDEALTGQIFFPDSLSQYVFENASQYGRSAEQDTTNADDWIAIEAGEGAYASVSDRSDGYDASLVVAVDYASDHAAYETPHPQRELMRA, encoded by the coding sequence ATGACGAATCGACGCGAGCTGCTGCGTCTTCTGGCTGCTTCGGCACCTGCGGTTGCCGGGATCGGCCTGTGGCCGTCGACACTTCTGGCGCAGGCCGAAGGCGCCGGGCTGATTGCGGCCAATGTCTGTCACCTGACACCGGAACTGACCGAGGGTCCGTTCTACATGGACCCGCATCTCGTGCGCAGCGACATCCGCGAGGATCGCGGCGGCGTGCCGATGACCATGCGGATGCAGGTGGTGACCGCCGATTGCCGCCCGATCAAGGGTGCCCGGGTCGATCTGTGGCATTGCGATGCGCAGGGCAATTATTCCGGCTTTGCCAATCAGGGCAGCCGCAGCACGCGGGGCGAGACCTTCCTGCGCGGTACCCAGATCAGTGGCGATGGCGGCGAGGTGGCGTTCCAGACCATCTTCCCCGGCTGGTATCGCGGGCGCACCACCCATATTCATTTCAAGGTGATCCTCGGCCGCGACGAGGCGCTGACCGGGCAGATCTTCTTCCCGGATTCGCTCAGCCAATACGTGTTCGAGAATGCGTCTCAATATGGCCGCAGCGCCGAGCAGGACACCACCAATGCCGATGACTGGATCGCCATCGAGGCGGGCGAGGGGGCCTATGCCAGCGTCAGCGACCGCAGTGACGGCTATGATGCGTCGCTGGTGGTGGCGGTTGACTATGCCAGCGACCACGCCGCCTATGAAACCCCGCACCCGCAGCGCGAGTTGATGCGCGCCTGA
- a CDS encoding amidohydrolase family protein translates to MRLTSTKRSILTACSAFAILALPVVAHADADTIYSGGPILTMEGDTPVYVQAVAVEDGKITYTGDEGGLDALRGANTACVDPGGKAMLPGFVDPHGHIFLGGMQALSANLLPPPGGEGSDIAGLQRILTEWAEKNAEKVEKFGMIVGFGYDNAQLTEVRHPTREDLDAVSKDIPVIIIHQSTHIGVLNSAALAMMGYEADTPDPEGGVIRREEDGKTPNGVVEENAFFVVLPKILEGVGEAGAALPKPAVSRSMSSPFLT, encoded by the coding sequence ATGCGCCTGACGTCGACGAAACGATCCATCCTGACAGCATGTTCTGCATTTGCCATTCTGGCATTGCCCGTAGTTGCCCATGCCGACGCCGATACCATCTATTCGGGCGGCCCCATTCTGACCATGGAAGGTGACACGCCGGTCTATGTGCAGGCGGTCGCGGTTGAGGATGGCAAGATCACCTATACCGGCGACGAGGGCGGGCTTGATGCGCTTCGCGGCGCGAATACGGCCTGCGTCGACCCGGGCGGAAAGGCGATGCTGCCGGGCTTTGTCGATCCGCATGGTCATATCTTTCTGGGAGGCATGCAGGCGCTCTCGGCCAATCTTCTGCCGCCGCCCGGTGGCGAGGGCAGCGACATCGCCGGCCTCCAGCGTATCCTAACCGAATGGGCCGAGAAGAACGCGGAAAAGGTCGAGAAATTCGGCATGATCGTGGGATTCGGCTATGACAATGCCCAGCTGACGGAAGTGCGCCACCCGACGCGCGAGGATCTGGACGCAGTTTCGAAGGACATCCCGGTCATCATCATCCACCAATCGACCCATATCGGCGTGCTGAACTCGGCCGCGCTGGCGATGATGGGCTATGAGGCGGATACGCCCGACCCGGAGGGGGGTGTGATCCGACGCGAGGAAGATGGCAAGACGCCGAATGGCGTGGTCGAGGAGAACGCTTTCTTCGTGGTTTTACCCAAGATCCTCGAAGGCGTCGGCGAGGCAGGCGCGGCCTTGCCGAAGCCGGCGGTTTCAAGATCGATGTCGTCACCTTTCCTGACCTGA
- the mfd gene encoding transcription-repair coupling factor: MPDQITLSGAPEGHDAALIARELSRGAPVIHIARDDRRMAAMRDALAFHAPDAVVLDFPAWDTTPYDRVSPQGSVQAARMATLAALAQGRIKGPFALLTTLNAVLQRLPARDLLSHASFAARVGDRVDEGALRNFLVRMGFVQAPTVTEPGDYAIRGGIIDIFPPGDSGPVRLDLFGDVLDGARRFDPVSQRTTETLKRVELAPMSEVILDEDAITRFRQNYRQTWGGGTNDPLYESVSAGRKQAGMEHWLPWFHERMESLFDYLPGASVMLDDQIAQVEDARRAMIAEQYQARRDALAAKNRSDTVYRPVPPDLMFPTRDEWQGWLKNHRTIQLRVLPAPPGPGVLDGGGRIGRNFAPERQSEDANLFKALADHVKALQKQGRVIIASFSEGARERLSGLIADEGVTGAKAIADLRDLSDAPGTLGLAVWPLEQGYTAPGLAVISEQDVLGDRLIRGAKKRRRAEDFLKDTTSLTPGDLVVHVEHGIGRYTGLETIKAAGVPHDCVALEYAGGDRLFLPVENIELLSRYGHEEGLLDKLGGGAWQARKARLKERIKLIADKLMRIAAERLLRPAPVLEPDHHDWEAFAARFPYSETDDQASAIEDVANDLSAGRPMDRLVVGDVGFGKTEVAMRAAFIAASQGEQVAVIAPTTLLARQHFKTFAERFRGTPITVRPLSRFVSARDAAETRKGLADGSVDIVVGTHAVLAKAVRFKRLGLLIVDEEQHFGVGHKERLKELRSDIHVLTLTATPIPRTLQMSLTGVRDLSIIGTPPVDRLAIRTYVSEFDSVTIREALLREKYRGGQSFFVVPRISDLPDVEHWLTENVPEVRYLVAHGQMAAGDLDARMNDFYDGGHDVLVATSIVESGLDIPTANTMVVWRADMFGLAQLYQIRGRVGRSKTRAYCYLTTKPRAPLTPQAMRRLKFLGAIDSLGAGFNLASQDMDLRGAGNLLGEEQSGHIKEVGFELYQAMLEETIAKLKSGEIEGTPEDEWAPQLNLGVPVTIPESYIPDLDVRLGLYRRLAELTTKVELEGFAAELIDRFGPLPREVSTLMNVIRIKARAKVANISRLDAGPKGATVQFHGDKFPNPSGLVEFLTDQRGQAKVEGNKIVIRRDWGSDAERIKGAYGIARDLAVKAKAVAKA, translated from the coding sequence ATGCCCGACCAGATCACCCTTTCCGGCGCCCCCGAGGGCCATGACGCTGCCCTGATCGCCCGCGAACTGTCGCGCGGCGCCCCGGTCATCCACATCGCCCGCGACGACCGCCGCATGGCCGCGATGCGCGACGCGCTGGCCTTTCACGCGCCGGATGCCGTGGTGCTGGATTTCCCGGCATGGGACACCACGCCCTATGACCGGGTCTCGCCGCAGGGCTCGGTTCAGGCCGCGCGCATGGCGACGCTGGCGGCGCTGGCGCAGGGCCGGATCAAGGGGCCCTTCGCCCTCCTGACCACTCTGAACGCCGTGCTGCAGCGGCTGCCGGCGCGGGATCTTCTGTCCCATGCCAGCTTCGCGGCGCGGGTGGGCGACCGGGTGGACGAGGGCGCCTTGCGCAATTTCCTCGTCCGCATGGGCTTCGTTCAGGCCCCGACCGTCACCGAGCCGGGTGATTATGCGATCCGCGGCGGCATCATCGACATCTTCCCGCCGGGCGACAGCGGCCCGGTGCGGCTTGATCTCTTCGGCGATGTGCTGGACGGCGCGCGCCGCTTTGACCCGGTCAGCCAGCGCACCACGGAGACGCTGAAGCGGGTCGAGCTTGCCCCCATGTCCGAGGTCATCCTCGACGAGGACGCCATCACCCGCTTCCGCCAGAATTACCGTCAGACCTGGGGCGGCGGCACCAATGATCCGCTGTATGAATCGGTCAGTGCCGGGCGCAAGCAGGCGGGGATGGAGCATTGGCTCCCTTGGTTCCACGAGCGGATGGAGAGCCTCTTCGACTATCTGCCCGGCGCATCGGTGATGCTGGATGACCAGATCGCGCAGGTCGAGGATGCCCGCCGCGCCATGATCGCCGAGCAGTATCAGGCCCGCCGCGACGCGCTGGCTGCCAAGAACCGCAGCGATACCGTCTATCGCCCGGTGCCGCCCGACCTGATGTTCCCGACCCGCGACGAGTGGCAGGGCTGGCTGAAGAACCATCGCACCATCCAGCTGCGCGTTCTGCCCGCCCCGCCGGGGCCGGGCGTGCTTGATGGCGGCGGCCGCATCGGGCGCAACTTCGCCCCCGAGCGTCAGTCAGAAGACGCGAACCTTTTCAAGGCGCTGGCCGATCATGTGAAGGCACTGCAGAAACAGGGCCGGGTGATCATCGCCAGCTTCTCCGAGGGCGCGCGCGAGCGTCTGTCGGGGCTGATCGCGGATGAGGGTGTCACCGGCGCGAAAGCCATCGCCGATCTGCGCGACCTGTCTGACGCGCCCGGCACGCTCGGCCTTGCGGTCTGGCCACTGGAGCAGGGCTATACCGCGCCGGGACTGGCGGTCATCTCGGAACAGGACGTGCTGGGCGACCGGCTGATCCGGGGCGCCAAGAAGCGCCGCCGGGCCGAGGATTTCCTGAAGGACACCACCAGCCTCACGCCGGGCGATCTGGTCGTCCATGTCGAACATGGCATCGGTCGCTATACCGGGCTCGAGACGATCAAGGCCGCCGGCGTGCCGCACGACTGCGTGGCGCTGGAATATGCCGGTGGCGATCGGCTGTTCCTGCCGGTCGAGAATATCGAGCTGCTCAGCCGCTATGGCCACGAGGAGGGCCTGCTCGACAAGCTGGGCGGCGGTGCCTGGCAGGCGCGCAAGGCCCGGCTGAAGGAACGCATCAAGCTGATCGCCGACAAGCTGATGCGCATTGCCGCCGAACGCCTGCTGCGGCCCGCTCCGGTGCTGGAACCCGATCACCATGACTGGGAGGCCTTCGCCGCCCGCTTCCCCTATAGTGAGACCGACGATCAGGCCTCGGCCATCGAGGATGTGGCGAATGACCTCTCGGCCGGTCGGCCGATGGATCGCCTCGTGGTGGGCGATGTGGGATTCGGCAAGACCGAGGTTGCCATGCGCGCGGCCTTCATCGCCGCCTCGCAGGGCGAACAGGTGGCGGTCATCGCGCCGACCACGCTTCTCGCCCGCCAGCATTTCAAGACCTTTGCCGAGCGGTTCCGTGGTACCCCGATCACCGTCCGCCCGCTGTCGCGCTTCGTCTCGGCCCGCGATGCCGCCGAAACCCGCAAGGGTCTGGCGGATGGCAGCGTCGATATCGTCGTCGGCACCCATGCGGTGTTGGCCAAGGCGGTCCGGTTCAAGCGCCTCGGCCTGCTGATCGTCGACGAGGAACAGCATTTCGGCGTCGGCCACAAGGAACGGCTGAAGGAGCTGCGCAGCGATATTCACGTGCTGACCCTGACCGCCACGCCGATCCCGCGCACCTTGCAGATGTCGCTGACCGGGGTGCGGGACCTGTCGATCATCGGCACGCCGCCGGTCGACCGTCTGGCGATCCGCACCTATGTCAGCGAGTTCGACAGCGTCACCATCCGCGAGGCGCTGCTGCGCGAGAAATATCGCGGCGGGCAAAGCTTCTTCGTCGTGCCGCGCATCTCGGACCTGCCGGATGTGGAACATTGGTTGACCGAGAACGTGCCGGAAGTGCGCTATCTGGTGGCCCATGGTCAGATGGCGGCGGGCGATCTGGATGCCCGGATGAACGATTTCTACGATGGCGGCCATGACGTGCTGGTGGCGACCTCGATCGTGGAATCGGGCCTCGACATCCCGACCGCCAACACCATGGTCGTCTGGCGTGCCGACATGTTCGGTCTTGCGCAGCTCTACCAGATCCGCGGCCGGGTCGGGCGCTCCAAGACCCGCGCCTATTGCTACCTGACCACCAAGCCCCGCGCGCCGCTGACCCCGCAGGCGATGCGGCGGCTGAAATTCCTTGGCGCCATCGACAGCCTTGGCGCGGGCTTCAACCTTGCCTCGCAGGACATGGACCTGCGCGGGGCCGGCAACCTTCTGGGCGAGGAGCAGTCGGGTCACATCAAGGAAGTTGGCTTCGAGCTGTATCAGGCGATGCTGGAAGAAACGATCGCCAAGCTGAAATCCGGCGAGATCGAAGGTACGCCCGAGGATGAATGGGCGCCGCAGCTGAACCTTGGCGTGCCGGTGACGATCCCCGAAAGCTATATCCCCGATCTGGACGTTCGCCTCGGCCTCTATCGCCGTCTGGCCGAGCTGACCACCAAGGTCGAGCTCGAGGGCTTCGCCGCCGAACTGATCGACCGCTTCGGGCCGCTGCCGCGCGAGGTTTCGACGCTGATGAACGTGATCCGCATCAAGGCGCGGGCGAAGGTCGCCAATATCTCGCGGCTGGATGCCGGGCCGAAGGGCGCGACGGTGCAGTTCCACGGCGACAAGTTCCCGAACCCCTCCGGTCTGGTCGAGTTCCTGACCGACCAGCGCGGGCAGGCCAAGGTCGAGGGCAACAAGATCGTCATCCGCCGCGACTGGGGCAGTGATGCCGAGCGGATCAAGGGCGCTTACGGCATTGCACGTGATCTGGCGGTCAAGGCCAAGGCCGTGGCGAAGGCGTGA
- the hemB gene encoding porphobilinogen synthase, with protein sequence MATPIIAPFPATRLRRLRRTPALRDMVTEVNFTAGNLIWPIFVTEVAGAEGEIPSMPGVERLTLDGAKRAAERAASLGIPAICIFPHSDPDLKNDTCERAWDPMNIGNQAIRAIKEVAPELAVMTDIALDPYNINGHDGFVVDGVILNDETVEALVKMALAQAEAGADILGPSDMMDGRIGAIREALEAAGHKDVAILSYAAKFASAFYGPFRDAVGASGRLIGDKKTYQVNPANREEALRCVARDLAEGADMVMVKPGMPYLDICREVKDQFGVPTFAYQVSGEYAMIEGAIRNGWLSRDAMAESLLAFRRAGCDGVLSYFAPQMAELLA encoded by the coding sequence ATGGCAACGCCGATCATCGCCCCCTTCCCGGCCACGCGCCTGCGCCGGCTGCGCCGCACCCCTGCGCTGCGGGACATGGTGACCGAGGTGAATTTTACCGCCGGCAACCTGATCTGGCCGATTTTCGTGACCGAGGTGGCCGGTGCCGAGGGCGAGATCCCGTCGATGCCGGGGGTCGAGCGCTTGACGCTGGACGGCGCGAAACGGGCGGCGGAACGCGCGGCCAGCCTTGGCATCCCGGCGATCTGCATCTTCCCGCATTCCGATCCCGACCTGAAGAACGACACCTGCGAGCGGGCCTGGGACCCGATGAACATCGGCAACCAGGCGATCCGGGCGATCAAGGAGGTCGCGCCCGAACTGGCGGTGATGACCGATATCGCGCTCGATCCCTATAACATCAACGGCCATGACGGCTTTGTTGTCGATGGCGTGATCCTGAACGACGAGACCGTCGAGGCGCTGGTGAAAATGGCGCTGGCGCAGGCCGAGGCGGGGGCGGATATCCTTGGCCCCAGCGACATGATGGACGGCCGCATCGGCGCGATCCGCGAGGCGCTGGAGGCGGCGGGCCACAAGGATGTGGCGATCCTCAGCTATGCAGCGAAATTCGCCAGCGCCTTCTATGGCCCCTTCCGCGATGCGGTCGGCGCCTCGGGCCGGCTGATCGGCGACAAGAAAACCTATCAGGTGAACCCGGCGAACCGTGAAGAGGCGCTGCGCTGCGTCGCCCGCGATCTGGCCGAGGGCGCCGACATGGTCATGGTGAAGCCCGGGATGCCCTATCTGGATATCTGCCGCGAGGTGAAGGACCAGTTCGGCGTTCCGACCTTTGCCTACCAGGTCAGCGGTGAATACGCGATGATCGAGGGCGCCATCCGAAATGGCTGGCTGTCGCGCGATGCCATGGCCGAAAGCCTTCTGGCCTTCCGCCGCGCCGGTTGCGACGGGGTTCTGAGCTATTTCGCGCCGCAGATGGCTGAATTGCTGGCCTGA
- a CDS encoding aminotransferase class IV family protein, with amino-acid sequence MEIILRRPLPEGLTIIETMRQEPDGSIPLWPLHRARLRRDCAAVGFPLDEAEAERIARERRPEAGALRVRLTVDAAGQIATTHAPLPPNPPEWRVALSVVRLDSADPWLRIKSSQRPAYDAARAALPEGVDEAILLNERGEFCEGTITNLFLRQDGLLLTPPLTCGLLPGVLRQSLLDQGAAREAVLHPADIQGDLFMGNALRGLIPARLAG; translated from the coding sequence GTGGAAATCATCCTTCGCCGACCTCTCCCCGAGGGGCTGACCATCATCGAGACCATGCGGCAAGAGCCGGATGGATCGATCCCGCTCTGGCCGCTGCACCGCGCCCGCCTGCGCCGCGACTGCGCGGCGGTGGGGTTTCCGCTGGACGAGGCCGAGGCGGAACGGATCGCGCGGGAGCGCCGCCCCGAGGCAGGTGCGCTGCGGGTGCGGCTGACGGTGGATGCCGCGGGGCAGATCGCCACGACCCACGCGCCCCTGCCGCCCAATCCACCGGAATGGCGGGTGGCGCTGTCCGTGGTCCGTCTGGACAGCGCCGATCCCTGGTTGAGGATCAAAAGCTCGCAGCGCCCCGCCTATGATGCGGCACGGGCGGCGCTGCCCGAGGGCGTTGATGAAGCAATCCTGCTCAACGAGCGCGGCGAGTTTTGCGAGGGCACGATTACGAACCTGTTCCTGCGGCAGGACGGGCTGCTGCTAACCCCGCCGCTGACCTGCGGGCTGCTGCCCGGCGTGCTCCGGCAATCGCTGCTGGATCAGGGCGCGGCGCGCGAGGCGGTGCTGCATCCCGCTGACATTCAAGGCGATCTCTTCATGGGCAATGCGCTGCGCGGGCTGATCCCGGCGCGGCTGGCCGGCTGA
- a CDS encoding GntR family transcriptional regulator, giving the protein MDAVTDISQRTGGGAEPAAHERLYRSLRSQIMLGELPPGHALTLRGLAADHHLSMTPAREAVRRLVAEGALTLSISGRIATPELTDDRIEELAALRALIEPELAARALPRAHFALIDRLARMNGQIADAVERHDAVGYIRNNLDFHRTLYLRAQAPAMLAMLETIWLQLGPTMRALYGRVKRNEPPRHHRMILAALRAGDEPALRLAVRADVTHGLRHLTSG; this is encoded by the coding sequence ATGGACGCGGTGACCGACATTTCGCAACGCACGGGCGGCGGCGCCGAGCCCGCCGCGCATGAGCGGCTGTATCGCAGCCTGCGCAGCCAGATCATGCTGGGCGAATTGCCGCCGGGCCATGCGCTGACCCTGCGCGGGCTGGCGGCCGATCATCACCTGTCGATGACGCCCGCGCGCGAAGCGGTGCGGCGGCTGGTGGCCGAGGGGGCGCTGACGCTGTCGATCTCCGGCCGGATCGCCACGCCCGAGCTGACCGATGACCGGATCGAGGAACTGGCCGCCCTGCGCGCCCTGATCGAGCCGGAACTGGCGGCGCGCGCGCTGCCCAGGGCGCATTTCGCCCTGATCGACCGGCTGGCGCGGATGAACGGCCAGATCGCCGATGCGGTCGAGCGGCATGACGCCGTGGGCTATATCCGCAACAACCTGGATTTCCACCGCACGCTTTACCTGCGGGCGCAGGCCCCGGCGATGCTGGCGATGCTGGAAACCATCTGGCTGCAGCTTGGCCCGACCATGCGGGCGCTTTACGGGCGGGTGAAACGCAACGAGCCGCCGCGCCATCACCGGATGATCCTCGCCGCCCTGCGCGCGGGGGATGAGCCGGCGCTGCGGTTGGCGGTCCGGGCCGATGTCACCCACGGGCTCAGGCATCTGACCAGCGGTTAG
- a CDS encoding aminodeoxychorismate synthase component I yields the protein MDGPSIRFDTGPLDGGTLFADPVRLIRADTPDEVAGAFAEIEAARREGLWLAGYFSYELGYALTPRLASLMPEGRDVPLILIGAFDAPRPAPPLPDSAGASIGPAQPLWTRETYNRAIARVHDYIEAGDSYQINLTFAMRAAFTGSPAEVYAALSARQPVGEGAFVDLGGLAILSRSPELFFAVDAQGRIETRPMKGTAPRGATPEADAAAAAALLASEKDRAENLMIVDLLRNDISRVCTAGSVKVPQLFQIETYATVHQMTSTVQGQLAEGAGLTEIIAALFPCGSITGAPKVRAMEIIAELEDSPRGIYCGAIGWADPAGPMRFNVAIRTPVVEAPGRLRLNVGGGIVYDSQADAEWREALWKSSFADLSPRG from the coding sequence ATGGACGGGCCGTCGATCCGCTTTGACACCGGGCCGCTGGACGGCGGCACGCTGTTTGCCGATCCCGTTCGCCTGATCCGCGCCGATACGCCCGACGAGGTCGCCGGGGCCTTTGCCGAGATCGAGGCCGCCCGGCGCGAGGGGCTTTGGCTTGCGGGTTATTTCTCCTACGAACTGGGCTATGCCCTGACCCCGCGCCTTGCCTCGCTGATGCCCGAGGGGCGTGACGTGCCGCTGATCCTGATCGGCGCCTTCGACGCCCCGCGACCCGCGCCGCCCTTGCCGGACTCGGCGGGCGCCAGCATTGGCCCGGCGCAGCCGCTCTGGACCCGCGAGACCTACAATCGCGCGATTGCCCGCGTGCATGACTATATCGAGGCGGGGGACAGCTATCAGATCAACCTGACCTTCGCGATGCGGGCCGCGTTCACCGGCAGCCCGGCAGAGGTCTATGCCGCGCTTTCCGCGCGCCAGCCGGTGGGCGAGGGGGCCTTTGTCGATCTGGGCGGCCTGGCGATCCTGTCGCGCAGCCCGGAACTGTTCTTCGCCGTCGATGCGCAGGGCAGGATCGAGACCCGCCCGATGAAGGGCACCGCGCCGCGCGGCGCCACGCCCGAAGCCGATGCAGCGGCGGCGGCGGCTCTGCTGGCCTCGGAAAAGGACCGGGCTGAGAACCTGATGATCGTGGACCTTCTGCGCAATGACATCAGCCGGGTCTGCACCGCCGGTTCGGTCAAGGTGCCGCAGCTGTTCCAGATCGAGACCTATGCCACCGTCCACCAGATGACCTCGACGGTCCAGGGCCAACTGGCCGAGGGTGCGGGACTGACCGAGATCATCGCGGCGCTCTTTCCCTGCGGCTCGATCACCGGCGCGCCGAAGGTCCGGGCGATGGAGATCATCGCGGAACTCGAGGACAGCCCGCGTGGCATCTATTGCGGCGCGATTGGCTGGGCCGATCCGGCCGGCCCGATGCGCTTCAACGTCGCCATCCGTACGCCCGTGGTCGAGGCGCCCGGACGCTTGCGGCTGAACGTCGGCGGCGGCATTGTCTACGACAGCCAAGCCGATGCGGAATGGAGGGAGGCGCTGTGGAAATCATCCTTCGCCGACCTCTCCCCGAGGGGCTGA
- a CDS encoding GNAT family N-acetyltransferase, producing the protein MRQGRYSTRFAETEADLSRAQHLRWQCFLARSRAEGGDHDSLDRDSHDALCRHVLIEEAQSGTLVCCFRILPLSGGSEIARSYSAQYYNLASLADYDGKLVELGRFCVHPDHSDPDILRLAWAMLTDYVEAEGVGLLFGCSSFIGTEPEAYGDAFAILRERHLAPKRWLPRVKAPQVFRFARALRFARPDPKKAMAAMPPLLRSYLAMGGWVSDHAVVDPQMNTLHVFTGLEVSAISANRRRFLRGGPASLPDPT; encoded by the coding sequence ATGCGTCAAGGCCGCTATTCCACCCGCTTCGCCGAAACCGAAGCCGATCTCAGCCGCGCGCAGCACCTGCGCTGGCAGTGCTTTCTCGCGCGCAGTCGGGCCGAGGGCGGGGATCACGATTCGCTGGACCGCGACAGCCATGACGCGCTCTGCCGCCATGTGCTGATCGAAGAGGCGCAGAGCGGGACCCTGGTCTGCTGCTTCCGCATCCTGCCCTTGTCGGGCGGGTCCGAGATCGCCCGCAGCTATTCCGCACAATACTACAACCTCGCCTCGCTGGCGGATTACGATGGCAAGCTGGTCGAACTGGGGCGCTTCTGCGTCCATCCCGACCACAGCGATCCCGATATCCTGCGGCTGGCCTGGGCGATGCTGACCGATTATGTCGAGGCCGAGGGCGTGGGTCTGCTGTTCGGCTGTTCCAGCTTCATCGGCACCGAGCCCGAAGCCTATGGCGATGCCTTCGCCATACTGCGCGAACGGCATCTGGCGCCGAAACGCTGGCTGCCAAGGGTCAAGGCGCCGCAGGTCTTCCGCTTTGCCCGGGCGCTGCGCTTTGCCCGGCCCGATCCGAAGAAGGCGATGGCAGCGATGCCGCCGCTGTTGCGCAGCTATCTGGCGATGGGGGGATGGGTCAGCGATCATGCCGTGGTCGATCCGCAGATGAACACGCTGCATGTCTTTACCGGGCTGGAGGTCAGCGCCATCTCGGCCAACCGCCGCCGCTTCCTGCGCGGTGGCCCGGCCAGCCTGCCCGACCCGACCTGA